The genomic DNA ccatcccctgtTCCTGATTGTGGAGGCAGGCTCAGCTCCCCGTGCTCCACCCATCTAATCCTTTTGAGGGGCTGGGGTATGTCTATCGTACACATTACCTCGGGGTGTGAAACAGGGAACTTCCcctcacgccccccccccccttcgccCCGAGTGATGGGgcgctgcctgcagtgctgggCCCGCTCTCCCCAAGGGTCGTGGCGCTCGGAGGCGAGGTCCAGCAGCAGCTAGCTATGCCACCGTAACACCAAGTTGAATATCGCTGAAGTTATGGCAGTCCTGGTTCCTAGTGACTTTGGTGCTGTGTACAGAGAAGTAGAGGGTATGATTGGTACTCTGTATTGGTTTGAACTAACACCAATATGGAATTATACccaagaaaaagactttttccgtccattaaaataaatacagaaccAGACTTCTCAAGTCATGAAAATATTGTTCTTGCGCCTTTTataagttgaattttttttcaataaaaatacttaaaatattttgggatatagcaataaaatgtttttcccCATGTTGTAACTTTGGTAAAGTTCGAgaactttcccttttcttttaaagcactgCGTTGTTGTTAGGTAATTGATCAAAATATGCCtatgaaaaaaggaggaaatgttgTGTCTCATCAGAGAATTTCTTTTTGAAGAGTTCAAGGCATCCGTTTCCTGAACGGGCACAGATGTAATGATTTCCTCTTTGCCTAGTATTAATTTAGAATTATAAGGGCAGATCATTGACATAGAGCTCAAAGCGTTCAAATGGCATTTGAGCAGGTTTCTTCGAATGTGGCCGTTTGCACATCAAGCTGATATCAGTGATTAGTAGTGCAAattagcttaattttaaaaacttgtaaAATTTTGTCTCAGATAAACCAGTTATATTcgttctttatttttattccagtcACTGTGCAGTTCTCTTAAATATCTGATGCAGACTCCTATCAGGTATTCTAGGCTCCAGATAACATCACACATCTTattccagaacaaaaaaaaaaacttttttatatataaaaagcttAATATAGGATATGTAATTAGTAAACATTGGCTGGTCCTGAATTTAACTTGCATGAAAAAGCATAGAGCATAaggatttaaaaagtaaattggaAAGTAATATACTAATTAAGGTAAAAGCCtaaatggagaaatattttttaaatgttatatgTAGCATGTCTAAGTGATGTGAGTAATGAAGCCGTTGAAAATGAAACCCTGAGTAATGCGTTAAAAATTCTGTTTGTCACAGATGGACCAGTCGTCTCCAACCTACATGCTTGCCAACTTAACCCACTTGCATTCTGAACAGCTTTTGCAAGGCTTGAACCTCCTTCGCCAACATCACGAGCTCTGTGACATTATCCTGAGAGTTGGCGATGTCAAGATTCATGCCCACAAAGTGGTGCTTGCCAGCATCAGTCCGTATTTCAAAGCCATGTTCACTGGGAACCTTTCCGAGAAGGAGAATTCGGAGGTAGAGTTCCAGTGCATTGACGAGGCAGCCCTGCAGGCCATAGTAGAGTATGCCTACACTGGGACTGTGTTTATCTCACAAGACACTGTAgagtctcttcttccagctgcaaatCTTCTCCAAATCAAACTTGTGGTGAAGGAGTGTTGCACATTTCTTGAAAGCCAGCTCGATCCTGGCAATTGCATTGGGATTTCTCGCTTCGCAGAGACCTATGGCTGCCATGACCTCTACTTGGCTGCTAACAAGTACATTTGTCAAAACTTTGAAGATGTTTGTCAGACTGAAGAATTCTTTGAGCTTACACATTCTGAATTGGATGAAATTGTTTCCAATGACTGCTTGAATGTTGTGACGGAAGAGACGGTTTTTTATGCGCTAGAGTCTTGGATCAAATATGACGTGCAAGAGCGACAGAAGTACTTGGCGCAGCTGCTACATTGCGTTCGATTGCCGCTGCTGAGCGTTAAGTTTCTTACAAGGTTATATGAAGCAAACCATCTCATTCGTGATGACCATACTTGCAAACATCTACTAAACGAGGCCCTAAAATACCACTTTATGCCTGAACACAGACTTTCCCACCAGACCGTGCTGATGACACGACCTCGCTGTGCTCCTAAAGTTCTTTGTGCTGTAGGAGGAAAAGCTGGACTGTTTGCTTGCTTGGAAAGGTAAGTAACTGTGAAGAGTTATAAAGCCTTACCATGTTCGTTCTGTTGGTTGAGAATTTTGATAATAAATGTGCCTATTTTCAGTTTGTGTATTGCTTTTGTATCCTTTGAGTTTTTCCAATTTACATTATTTTCACTCATCTAGTATTGTAGAGTATCAGAACATAAAATTTTCCTTAACGTTGTTTGTGTGGAAAAACGCGGAGGAGAGTGAAAAGCACACTTTCTCATAACTCAGAAGCGCTTGgaattaaaataaacttaatCACAGAAAAGGTAAGAGGTAATTCTCAATAACGTTAAATTCTTGACTGTCATGTAACCCTGAATTTAATCCTTGCTACTGAGCAAATATCCATATCCATGCTGGCAGAAACAGGTAAGTGTGTACCTTTCTTCTCTGCCCTGTGTTCACAATGCACATCCCTTCCAGTTAATGGAGTAGACTGTTATGTCAGAGAGATTCATCTGGGtaaaaagtgaaatacagagaaaaacaacTTCAATAATATTGTCAAGTTTAGTTATAACACTATATTAACATTTCCAGAAATGATAGTTTAACTTTGTGTgggtatgcatatatatatgcgtacttacacatacacatacaataCTTGGACATTGAGTGGGCCCTTATCAACGCAGAGTAAAGGTTTACTGTGCTAGGGTAGACTGCCGGGACTGGCTCTTGAGCTAAACTCTTGGATAACGTTCTGCTCTGAGGTATGTTTTTCTGTGACGCAATTTCATgcgtgcgtgtttgtgtgtgtatacgtatacatacatacatacacacatacatttaaaaatcaggggggaaatacatatatatatatatatatatatatttccctgtGTTTAAGAAAATTCCCCACACGTTGTCAAATTTATTGAAAGTTAGCTTTCCAGATCAGTAGCGATCAACAGTGAACTAGACGTTGGGACTGGGAATTGCTGGgtttatagattttaaaaaacaaaagggatATTGTGAGCGTAATAACATCCATTTCTGTTTGAGTAAAGTAGTCCTCTGATAAGCATTCTTTAGCTCTATTTCTTTTATAGATTGTCCAATGATTGTAACAATATTATATTccaatgtattttttaaacaaaaatgttcttTACTACTATTAACTATTTGCTAATGCATaccaaattttcttttccttattattCATATTAGTCTCTCTTAAACTGTCGTTTAAATAAGATTAAACATACAGAAATGTCACAGATCAGTAAAAATAATTAGAATAGTTCAGGTCCCCAGTTTCCTCAGTTTTAACTGTGAGTGGCACTTTTAAGTGGCAAGTAGGAAACCTTAATTCCACTATTCTgactttaattttcatttgtatttacaGCAAGGCTGATGTTCACTTGCTGTGAACCACTGCCACATAGTAACAGAATTGCTTACAATACATTTAGTCCTGTTCTTTTCTAACTGGGCTACTGCTGTCAAGAGCCGGTCTGGTATTTCAGCAGTTTCTGGTGGCTCTCACCTCTTCAGTGGCTTTATTTTCTTGTACTTTTTTTGCACAGATATATTTCCTTGAGTATTagacattaatttaaattaactAGAGTATTAACTGAATTGTTTAGGTAGGTTAACTAGATTATACACTATAGCCTAGATTCATGATATTTTAAAACTGGGTATGATTTAAAGAGAATACACATAAACTTAGTTTTTGGAAAACAagtgtttcaaactgaaaatgttctgctttgtgacatttctttaaattatatGGTATAAGTAAAATATGTAATTACAAAACTACAAATTGTACTTTCTAAATGCGTGTTTGCACGTGTATATATAGACATGGGCTTCTCCCTCTCTcaatctccttttctctctctctctcccctctctgtgGCTGTTCCACAgttgtatgtttgtttgcttgttttcagtttACCCCTCTTACccctttgtttttgattttttagcTTTCCCTGATAACAACCTACTTCCAGAAACTACTGTGGCATCAGCAGTGTCCTGTCTTCCCTCGCATTGTCCATGATATTGTCATGTCATCTTCCAGTCTGCCTGTCttgtacttttaaaattaatcttttcaggTCTTGGACTTAGTGCTGTGACTACTTGCTGTGTTGCTGCACAGAGCTTTACGCTGTGAGGCCCTCTTCTTTGCTGCCCTTTAGACCAGTAAACGGCATTTGATTGAGCTTACGTTCAGGCCGTTGGAAGGAACAGCAAACGTTGGATGGGAAATACAAAATACGCCGTTAAAATTCGTGTTCCTTTGTTGTTCAGTTACGCTTTGCAAAGCTTCAGAAACCTAGGTTTGcccatataatttttatttttctttttcagcgtTGAGATGTATTTTCCCCAGAATGACTCCTGGATAGGCCTGGCACCTCTTAGCATTCCCCGCTATGAATTCGGAATATGCGTCCTAGACCAGAAAATCTATGTTGTAGGAGGGATTGCAACCCACGTGTGTCAAGGCATCAGTTACCGAAAGCATGAGAATTCAGTGGAGTGCTGGGACCCCGATACGAACACGTGGGCATCTCTCAAAAGGATGTTTGAGAGCCGGAGTACTCTGGGAGTGGTGGTTCTGGCAGGAGAGCTCTACGCCTTGGGTGGCTATGACGGGCAGTCTTATCTACGAACTGTGGAGAAATACATTCCTAAAGTTAAGGAATGGCAGCTAGTGGCCCCAATGAACAAAACAAGAAGTTGTTTTGCTGCAGCTGTCTTGGATGGAATGATATATGCCATTGGTGGTTATGGTCCTGCCCATATGAACAGGTATGTGCTTTCCATATGGGTAGCTTGATATCATAAGCTAGAAATCAGCAGAGCTCATTGTTAAGCTTTTGCTCAGCAGCAACTTAAAAAATATTCCAAGCTCAATTAGTGGTAGTCCACAGCGGGCCTCATTATTCCTTGTTCTGCAGCATTGGTCTGATAATTCAACTGGGAAATCTTTATACGGACTTAGCGCTGAgctagatgtgtgtgtgtgtgtgtgtgtgtgtatatatatatatatatacacacacacacatttttttttaatccttaaggGAAGATGATAAACACGAAGGCATATCTGCATAGCGCTGAGCAAGTTTTCAAATGGAAAAcgagaagcattttttttaattactgaaatatATAATACTAATAACTTAAGCTGTTTGGTATGGTTGTGACAGGATTTTATAGAACTTGgtatcacttttttattttaatttcttttactttagaTTGCAAACTGCAGTAGCAACTGAAAGTACTTAGTAGACAGGCAAACCAgctctgaaatgttttcctttgactTAAGATTTCTTCACATGGGAAGTTAGCCTGGAATAGTTAAACTGCACTGTTTTCCTCTCTTAGCTCCCTGGAGTCCTTGTATCATACAGAAATATCCACTTTAGTAGCAGGTTAGAGGAAGCAGGGTCAGTAGCGGAGAAGGGCAGGGTACCAAGAGCTCGCGCAGCACCTCCATGACACGTGCTCCGCTGTCACCTTATTGCACAGTCGGACCTTAGAAAGGGAAGACGGTCAAGCCCTTGCTCGTGACAGAAGTGGTGCCCAGCAGATGAGTGCTCAATGTGTACGCAGCTCTTTGAAGGGCCAACTCGGTTACCTTCTTTCAGGAAATACAGTACTTACCACTGGGACAATAGGAAGTGTCTTTAACAAACTGGTACCTCTAAAGGAAAAAGTCTTAACGTTAAAATTTGACAGCAGCCTTACTCCTTGTGTCACGTTCATCTTTTCCTCAGTCAAAAAGGAATTGCCAGGAACTCCGATAGTGTTACTAGAATTGATGGTAttgcaacattttccttttttatggaataattttgattttattcATTATCAAGGACACAAGTAACATGCCATACACTCATGAGATTCGGACACGCTCCAGGAGTAGCAGAAACCTGACTGCATCTTTGCTCCTACTGTTGAGCGCTTCtgatttcctttctcctcctgtccCCCACCTCGCGCTGCCGACCCGCGCTTGTGGCGGGGCTGGCCGCGTGCCGTGCGTCACCAGGCCAGCTCCGGCGGCAGCAAGCATGGCTGCTGttaattcatttccattttatcCTGAAGAACTCTTTTGTCCTTAGTGTTTTGATCAGCAGCCTCTGTACAGCTTTTCCTGAGGGACGTGCTctccaaattttttttcctcgCAGTGTGTTGTTTTGGGGAGAGCCACAGGGACGCTTTCAGTTTGATGTGTTACCCAAATACATTCACTTCACCTCTGTGTTATGTTCAGTTCTTCATGGGTTGTTTTTTATAAATAGTAGCAGTACTTTATCTCAAAACGTTACCTGAGGCATACCTGGTAGTAGCCTGAGAGAGGAGGCTGACCTGTAGTTGCTGTGTCAGaacaaaatacataaaaacttttttttggcaACGCTGTTGAGAACCTTTAGCTGCACCGGCTTCATGTTGCTGAGGGGTCCTGGGAGGCGATGGATGCTTCTGAGTTGGCATTGCCAGCTTTAGTGTTTTGTATGCTTTGTATGTAGTACAAAGCAATCTCGCTGCAGACTTTTCCAGTGGCTCAAGCGCTTTTTCTTTGTGTTGCGTTATTCCTTTGTGAATTAATATTGGCTGGCAGAACCAGACGGCTCTCTTGTGGGGTAATACTCAAATGTCATTGAAATCCAGGCCTTACAAGTTGTCTGTTTGTATTTGCAGCATGGAGCGCTATGATCCGAGTAAAAACTCATGGGAGACGGTAGCTTCAATGGCTGATAAACGAATAAACTTTGGTGTTGGTGTCATGCTGGGCTTCATTTTTGTAGTAGGTGGACACAATGGTGTGTCACACTTATCAAGCATTGAGAGATACGATCCTCATCAAAATCAGTGGACTGTATGCAGACCCATGAAGGAACCCAGAACAGGTAGGGACAGACGAAACTCGGAGCAGTTAACTCGGATATCCTTACCAAAATAAGCTACCATTTGACCTGATACAAGTTGCGATAAATTAAGGTTATGGTGACTTGTCTGTAGAGTGTTTTTCATCCATGAATTGAGCTGCAGGTCACTTAATCAGGTCGATGAAAGAATGTATTAATTACTCAAGTGtatatttctctatttttttttaaattaaagtctggtttattttttattgataCTGAGCTGtgcataatataaaataatgcttttactatattttctattttgtttttactaaTTTTGAGTGAAGTTGAGCAATCCTCTAGCTACTGTTTTATTGTACTTTATTTTATGTTGAGACTCAGTAACAcatctttcctcctttctgcctGACAAGGAGTCTTAGGACAGAAGGACGTTATTTTGCCATAGGGGAGGGTGCAAGAACAGTCGAAAAGGAGAATAAGATCTGAAGAGAGAAGGACTTTTCATTTACGTGCGCTTTCTGTAAAGACAGCCTAAAGAAGGCGAGGCTGGGAGAACttctttgttcagccttaagaagaggcGGTGGGGGACAGtggggctgctgcctgcagcttccTGAGCGGAGCGTGGGCAGGACGGAGCCAGGCTTTTCTCGGGGCGCCCGGTGGAAGGGCAAGAGGCAGGGAGAGCAAGCTGGAagaagggaaattctgattaggtATTAAGAAATTATTCTGCCATGACAGTGGTCAAATACTGGATGGAGGCCCAGAGCAGCTGTGGGATCGCTGTCCTTAGAGATGGTCAGAGTTTGACTGGACAGGGCCCCGAGCAACGTGATCggagttggccctgctttgagctgagGAGCCAGATggcctccagaagtcccttcccacTTACTCTATGATTTCAGTTAGGAACAAAAGTACTATTTATTTGCATACTTGATGATTTtgtatcttttgtttgttttgttttttcccatagGAGTTGGTGCAGCTGTAATTGATAACTACCTTTATGTAGTTGGAGGTCATTCAGGGTCGTCCTATCTGAACACCGTACAGAAATACGACCCTATCTCAGATACCTGGCTGGACTCCGCTGGTATGATGTACTGTCGATGCAATTTTGGTTTGACTGCACTTTgatgaaaaatatgaatttatgGACCTGATGCAAAGATGGAACTTAATCTGCTTGGAAAGATACCTTGCTCCTGGAGACCATAAGCTGCATTTTCTGAAATTGGAGGAGTGTGGTGAAGTTGCAATGAAACGAGGAAGGATTTGTTTCCTTCCGGTAACTGGCCTTTGTTATTTTGTAACACAAGCGAAAGGATTGGAAGACTTATTGCCAACTGGGTTTAGATAGCATCCTGTTAATGGCCGTGAATTTTGACAAGTACTGTACATGCCTGGGATATGGTTAGAAATCTTATTGTATATCTAACCCGTTCACTTTCTagagcttttctctcttcctcctgcctaCTATGAAACATGAAGTTTACTGTGCTTGGGATGAGAGATGTTTGAATGCGTTGTATGACTGGACGGTTTGCTGATAGTTGTCTGGTTGTGTCTTCATATTAAGAAAATGCCAGTGCTTCATAGTTTTTTTATGAACAGTAACTAAAGGGCTGCCTTGTTTCTGTATCTCAAGGTCTGTAAATAATAAATGCCATAGTAGGTTGCCTGTGCGCTCCTTTGTTACCCTCTTACCGATATGGGGGCTGGGCTGATAATTGGTAACTACTTAAAGGAAGGAATTTACAAAGCAAATGCATTGTCTCTTCTGAAATTTTTGGACCTGATAAAGAGAAATCCCATTTTTAACCTtcccttctatttttattttgtggataAATAAGTAGTAGATTAAATGACTTAATCTTGCTAGACTGCTGTGTGTTTTTAATTGTAATGCGAAGAAAAATTACAGCAGTAATAGATCAGAAAATGTCACAGCAGTGTTTATAGCATGATGTAAAGTACTGAAAAAGGAATCCGTCCCGTCCTGCACCCAGGCATAATTGTGCCCATATCCCGTACAACTTCCCTTTTAAAAGAATGTATGATTGCTCTCTTCGAGTGTTCAGATATAAAAATGGTGCTAACTGTAGGACTTACGATAAGGCTGTTACCAATTTTAGTGCAGTATGCATAAAGCATGATCGTTTTGATTGTtctagtgtttttgtttttttgcttgatACATTTGTGCCTATGAAAACTGTCAAGAATAACACAGCTCAATGAGCTCTACGTTTCTTATATTTTTCCATAAGATCTAGTTTTATTGTTCCTAGTGTCACAAATACATGAATATGGAATAGTAAGAGCCCTTCTCTGCTTCTCTAGACAGCCTTGCCTTTAACACGAGTCGCAACGAGCGAGAAGCACAAGACACAGATAGCTATGCTGAGCGTGTATCCTGTGTGACGGGGTGCTGAAGGTTGGTCCTGGGATTAACCAGAATCGGAAGAGATGTGTGTCCTAGTGATAGCCCTGAACTTAGTGAAAATTTGGGCAGATACATAGAGAGTGATGCTGTGGGTTGTAAccattattaaaaatatgtgaTTAAGTATTAATTTTTGCTCATTtagcatgtttttgttttgtcttctgattttAACTAGGAGTCATGATTATCTTGAATTTCTCTTTTGATGTCTGCACATGTATTGCCAGACCTGGTACTTAAGAAATTTTCTGCCTCCGGAGttattttccccttgtttttaACATGTTAAATTAATGTTTGTTTCCCCTCGTTTTTCAAACCCATATagtattatttttcaaagtgCAATAATATTTGAAATAGTTGCTTTAAAAGCCATTTCTTTATAAGTACGCTAAGTGGAGGTTTTCTGAGTGTACTTTATTTATTCTGAGTTCCTGCAAAACTAATTGCAGCCGGGCAAACAGTAGTTTTCCTTGTTCTTCCATAAGCTAACATTCAGATCTTAAACAGTGAAGGAGACAAGGGTGTTTTCACCATAAAAGTAGTCACAGTTGACGGATGTTTGCACAAACTATAATATCCTGCACATATTCTTCAAATTTGGTAGAATGAAGCAGgactttaaaagcaaataaaactaaCAAATTCAGCATTTCTATGCTGTTTATTTGACCCACTACGGATTCTAGTTATATAGCAATAATAGCATAATTTAATTACTCCAGAACTCTGTTGAATAGGACACAAGTAGCTGCATTGCTGCGTGTTGCATGTTAGCGTGTGGGGAGGGGAGCACTTCGGGGGGCTGGCCGTCAACGCAAACGTTTGGGCCTGTTACGCAGCTTGCCTTCTCATTTCTGTTCAGGTGAAAACGCAAGTTGGACGGTTACGTGTGCGGTTTTACTTCTCAGTTGCGGTTTCACAGAGATGCCGTTGATTATCATCTTGCCCAATACACACCGGGGCATAAAGATGCCTAACAAACCAATATTAAAAAAGTTGTTTCCCTACTTAAGACAAGCTTATGCCTTTAAGTGGCAGGAGGCTTTCCTTGCCGTCCGGTGTGCGCTGTTTAACTACAGTGGCGTTCCGTGCCTGGAGATAGATGCTCACGTGCGTGTTTTGACTGGAAGCATTAGTAAACAGAGTTTTCAGTATGTAGAAAGCGGTGCAACACACAGAAACCACTTTGGCATCAACAGAACGGAAAATGCTTTGTTCAGAGGTGTGGTGATGGTTACTCAATACGGTGTAAGCATCTTGCATTTATGGAACTCAAGACACtttaaaagtgcaaaatattttactcCCTGTAGCTAGGCAGCAGCAATGTTAAATTAGGCTATAGGGATTGACCAAATTGGTGTAACGTGGTATTGCTAAATTTAAGATAGGAGCATAAACAATTTTTAGTAAGCAGGATTGGTATTGAGAATTGGAAGAATACCTAATGAAGAATACTGCTGTGTTTAGATGAACTGTTTTGCTAGAAACGGATCAAACACTGTTAGTGTATGAACTTTAGGGATCGCGTCACTGAAAATCATGccatctttattttctgttttgggtGCTTGTTGTCCTCTTCACTGAAGTGCTTGGTTATAGGAAGATCAGACACAACAATCGGTTTCAATCAGCATTTAAAGTACAATACTCTAATGTCTGTCTTGCAGTTTAAAAATTAAGGATCTTCAAATAAGATGTCATGCAACTATAAATTATCATCCAGTTCTATTTCTTGGTCACTCAAAattatttgtaaagcactttaaAATAGGTATGAGttttatatgtgtgcatatagttcctggatttctgcttttttaattcaGATACTCACGTGTAAGCTTCCTGAAGTCTCTCCTATTAGgaatgcttttctttcagaaagtctAGTTGGAATTTCCAAAGGGGCAAATGCGTCCAGTACACGTTTTAAACAGTTAACTTTTACTGAGAGATAGCTTAAGTGTTACTGTTGTGAATTTGCCATCTGTAAGTCCCCATTCATCATATGAAGCAATGCAAAATGTCCAAGCTTGCCTTAAATTCTTAGTCTTTAACTGCAACTCAAAGAACTGGATGATAATTCCTATTTTTTGCCTTATGCGCTGTGCTGTATTTTAAACCCAAGGATAACTATAATTTTTAGCAGGATTTAATAATTGTACAGAGAATACCAAATTGTACTCGGACTTGACCAGAGTGCTTTGGTTGGGAGTATAAAATGATATATGTAGTTTTATGTATGTAGAGTGTTTTTATGTGTACATCTTTTTTAGCAGCAATGTTCTGGTTTTGTTACTGTTTACAAAAGTGGCATTTGAGTTCAACAGGAAAATGACTGTAACTTGCATTCTTGTTCTTTACTAGTGTTCTCAATGTGTTTGCTATTTGTGACAATGCTCTGTAACTATTGTTGTAACAGTATTTCATTGAATGTGAAATAATTTAGTAAATAAACCTAGGGGAAAAACTTATTCTTACATTTTTGCTGGATGGTGTGTATAATTATACtggagctttaattttttttctaacacgGTGATATCTTTCAGTTGCTGTTCAAAAGCAGCAATACCTACAGCACTGCAAGCTAAACAACTAAAGCTACAGGAAGGTAGAGCAGGAGGATACTTGTCCTTCATGGGGAGGGTTGAGCCTGTGGGAAGACCCTGACACCTATAACCACTTAACGGGTCTTAGCCCTATTGGTAGTAGAAGCTCCCTTGGAAGAGGGTTGGCATTTTCCATCTGTCCCATAGCCACCTTAGCTCTCTAGTGAATGAGTAACCATCACAGGAACACCAAACCCTGCTCGTTCCTGCTTTCCTTGGCCAGAGAGCATGCTCTGGAAAGCCACTGTACAGATTCGTCTCCCCTGGTGAAGACCCAGCATCCCTTAGTGACATTGCAGAAACATGACCGGTTCAAGGTCAAAGGGTATTATTTGAGATAAATAATGTTAGAGTACTGTTAAATACTTAATTCTTCACATGTCTGTGTTAGGTGGTAATCTCACTTACGGTGATGGTTTATGTAAGTACCAACAGGTGAGGTATTTTGAACCAGAAAAAAGTGTTAGTCTGGCAATGAAGAGTACAGGCACTTGAAAGCCAGCTTTGATGCTCCCTGCAACGGTACTGCTGCAGATCATATAGAAAAGTACAATGCCAGCCAGCGAGGAGCTAACTGACTGCATCCAAATAGAGACAGAGCAACAAGCAACTTGACTCAAAACTCTCAGCAAGCAAACTCGCTCAAGCATTGACGTTAATGTTCTTGTAACGCTTCCCCCCTCTCTCCGTTAATGGAATGGAAATTGAAGGCTTGCCAGTCCTGaggtcaaattatttttttgctgGCTTCATCCAAACACAGGCAGGAGTGGCTAAACTTTCCCATTGTTGAAAGCAGGGATTAGGGTGTTGAACTTgcttccttgctcaaggctgtGAATGTTAGCATACAAACTGACCTATTTCAGATGGCTACAAATAAGCTAATCTTCTTTCCTATTTCAAAACAGATGATGGAGCAGCAGGCAGGGTTCAGTTCCTCCCTGGCACTGGTAGTGCAGGTCTTACTAAGTCAAGCCTTCCATTTCACTAGATGAAGTAAACCTAAATTCCACTTCTGGTCTTTAGAGCAGAACAGTCAATTCAGCACTGAACCACCATCTCTCATGAATATTCAACAATACTGTCCATAAAACATGAGTGATCATGTAATCCACGAGCTTCAGTTAGAAGCTGAAGCTTCCTTCCAGTTTCAGTCATACTGAAACTGGCAAAAAAGAAACATACTTAGGTGATTTTCTTGGAAAGTTTAGGTTGACTCTGCTAGTAAAACACTTTTAAGTCACACATCAAGCACTTAAGGAAAGATGGAACTAAGATTGAAGGTTGCTACTATACACTGATGTAGTACTATAGTCCTGGTCTTTAACTTAGATGCCAAGAACTCTTAAAACACAGAACTTGATGGCCCGCCTGGGTAGTGGTGAAAGGAACATAATTTTTTAACCAGTTCAATTATGTCATTTATTTCCCTTCTGTCTAATAGAAACTAGAATAcgagcaaaacaaaaaattctggtGCTTTATTTAGGAAAATCTAAGCTGACATTTCTGAGGATGTCATAGTGCATCCAGCAACTATTTATTT from Struthio camelus isolate bStrCam1 chromosome 5, bStrCam1.hap1, whole genome shotgun sequence includes the following:
- the KLHL28 gene encoding kelch-like protein 28; translation: MDQSSPTYMLANLTHLHSEQLLQGLNLLRQHHELCDIILRVGDVKIHAHKVVLASISPYFKAMFTGNLSEKENSEVEFQCIDEAALQAIVEYAYTGTVFISQDTVESLLPAANLLQIKLVVKECCTFLESQLDPGNCIGISRFAETYGCHDLYLAANKYICQNFEDVCQTEEFFELTHSELDEIVSNDCLNVVTEETVFYALESWIKYDVQERQKYLAQLLHCVRLPLLSVKFLTRLYEANHLIRDDHTCKHLLNEALKYHFMPEHRLSHQTVLMTRPRCAPKVLCAVGGKAGLFACLESVEMYFPQNDSWIGLAPLSIPRYEFGICVLDQKIYVVGGIATHVCQGISYRKHENSVECWDPDTNTWASLKRMFESRSTLGVVVLAGELYALGGYDGQSYLRTVEKYIPKVKEWQLVAPMNKTRSCFAAAVLDGMIYAIGGYGPAHMNSMERYDPSKNSWETVASMADKRINFGVGVMLGFIFVVGGHNGVSHLSSIERYDPHQNQWTVCRPMKEPRTGVGAAVIDNYLYVVGGHSGSSYLNTVQKYDPISDTWLDSAGMMYCRCNFGLTAL